The DNA sequence GCGGTCACCTCCCAGGAGATGCTGCACCGGTGCCCGCAGTCGGTGGGCAGCACCAGCTCGTCGCCCCTGATCTCGTACCGGCTGTTCGGCTCGCCGCCCTGGTAACGGACCACGCGCTTGATCCGCACCTGGTCCGCCGGGCCGGTGGCCCGCACCACCACGTCCCCGGCGCCGTTGCTGCCGTCCACGGTGATCCGGGTGACCTTCGCGCGCTCGGTCTGGTCGTAGTCGAGCCGGCGGAACGAGAGGGTGTCACACCCGGCGAGCACGATGAGCGCGGCCGTCGCGGTCGCGGCCACCACCGTGCGCGGGCGGGAAGAGGTGCCGTGCGGCCGGGAAGCGGTGGCGCGCGGCCGGAGCGCCGTTCGGAGCGAAGCCATGGCCAGCACACTAGGGTCGGCCGGGCGACCGCCACATCCGGGATCGCCCGCCGGTCCACCCCGAGCCGACCCTGAGATCGCACCCCGAGGGAGAATGGCCCGATGGCCGGGTACCGCCGACAGCTCTACCGCGACGACGCGGTGGTGCTGCGCGTGCAGAAGCTGGGCGAGTCCGACCGGATCATCACGCTGTTCACCCGCCGGCACGGCCGGCTGCGCGCGGTGGCCCGGGGCGTCCGGCGCACCACCAGCAGGTTCGGCGCCCGGCTGGAGCCGTTCGGCCACGTCGACCTCCAGCTCGCCGGGGACCCCAAGGGCAACCAGGGCAGCTCGCTGCACACCGTGAGCCAGGTCGAGGCGATCGAGCTGTACGGCAAGCGGTTCCTCGGCGACTATCCCCGCTACACGGCGGCCAGCGCGATCGCCGAGACCGCCGAACGGCTGACCCCGGTCGAGCGGGAGCCGTCGCTGCGGCTGTTCCAGCTCACCCTCGGCGCGATGAAGTCCCTGGCCCGCGGCGATCACGCCACCACGCTGGTGCTCGACGCGTACCTGCTGCGCGGCATGGCGTTCGCCGGCTGGGCGCCGGCGCTGGCCGCTTGCGCGGTCTGCGGCGAGCCGGGCCCGCACCGCGCGTTCTCGGTGCCGGCCGGCGGCGCCGTCTGCCCGGACTGCCGGCCGCCCGGCGCCGCCCATCCCGCGCCGGCCACGTTCGTGCTGATGTCCGCGCTGACCACCGGCGACTGGGCGTACGCCGACGCCGCCGGGACCGGCGTACGCCGGGAGTGCAGCGGGCTGGTCGCGGCGCACCTCCAGTGGCATCTGGAGCGCGCGCTACGCTCGCTGCCGCTGGTCGACCGGGGTGCCCCGGCGCCCGGCGCGGTCCCGCCGCCCGGCGGCGCGGGGCCGGGTGTGGTCCCGCCGCGCACCGGCGCCGGGCCCGCCGTCGCTGGTGTGGACAGGGAGATGACCGAGTGATCCGATCGACGAGGGCGCACCGCCGCGAGCCGGTGCCGCCGACCCCGCACCCGTCCGGTGCCCGGCCGCCGGCGTTGCCGCCCGCCGCGGTGCCCCGGCACGTCGCCATCGTGATGGACGGCAACGGCCGCTGGGCCAAGGAGCGGGGGCTGCCCCGCACCAAGGGGCACGAGCAGGGCGAGCACAGCCTGTTCGACACCGTCGAGGGCGCGATCGAGATGGGCATTCCCTACCTGTCGGCGTACGCGTTCTCCACCGAGAACTGGCGTCGCTCGCCGGACGAGGTCCGCTTCCTGATGGGCTTCAACCGCGACGTCATCCGCCGCCGCCGGGACCAGCTCGTCGACCTGGGCGTCCGGGTGGTGTGGTCGGGTCGGGCCGGGCGGCTCTGGAAGAGCGTGATCTCCGAGTTGCAGACCGCCGAGGAGATGTCGCGGGACAACTCGACGCTGACGCTCCAG is a window from the Micromonospora sp. DSM 45708 genome containing:
- the recO gene encoding DNA repair protein RecO, translated to MAGYRRQLYRDDAVVLRVQKLGESDRIITLFTRRHGRLRAVARGVRRTTSRFGARLEPFGHVDLQLAGDPKGNQGSSLHTVSQVEAIELYGKRFLGDYPRYTAASAIAETAERLTPVEREPSLRLFQLTLGAMKSLARGDHATTLVLDAYLLRGMAFAGWAPALAACAVCGEPGPHRAFSVPAGGAVCPDCRPPGAAHPAPATFVLMSALTTGDWAYADAAGTGVRRECSGLVAAHLQWHLERALRSLPLVDRGAPAPGAVPPPGGAGPGVVPPRTGAGPAVAGVDREMTE
- a CDS encoding isoprenyl transferase, with the translated sequence MPPTPHPSGARPPALPPAAVPRHVAIVMDGNGRWAKERGLPRTKGHEQGEHSLFDTVEGAIEMGIPYLSAYAFSTENWRRSPDEVRFLMGFNRDVIRRRRDQLVDLGVRVVWSGRAGRLWKSVISELQTAEEMSRDNSTLTLQFCVNYGGQAEIADAAAAIARDVAAGKLHPDKVTEKTVARYLYHPEVPEVDMFLRPSGEQRISNFLLWQTAYAELVYLDTLWPDFDRRHLWYACELYAQRDRRFGGALPNPVAPGV